The Fibrobacter sp. UWP2 genome includes a window with the following:
- the alr gene encoding alanine racemase: MKLLQTPPDLNKIARPNWIEINLDALCNNIKFIRSQIPSTTKILLPVKADSYGHGSLACSFAARAGGADYLGVAHISEGMLLRQYGMDLPILVLGPCTPADFAYFVEFQLTAAITDLRTAVAFDQFLGETGTTCKAHLKIDSGMNRYGFDAEDFNNIRAALSLKNLHFEGMFTHLATADMPGNPKTEIQIQRFSRLVDVLKAEGLRPPICHCSSSAGTLTHPESHFDMVRPGLALYGYNCMGAAPSPWPIKPVMKIKSTIRHIHDVKPGETVSYGGYWMAQQTTRIATIAIGYGDGYLRGEYNKGFVMIRNQICPILGRVCMDATMVDVSHIPDVQVGETVDVVNGELDFRISMESVADDHHTIPYELTSRVARRLYRKYFWKNRLVRWDYLKQEFGVQDYREYPLR; this comes from the coding sequence ATGAAGCTTTTACAGACCCCTCCCGACTTAAACAAGATCGCGCGCCCGAACTGGATTGAAATCAATCTTGACGCCCTATGCAACAACATCAAATTCATTAGAAGCCAAATTCCCTCGACCACCAAGATCCTGCTCCCGGTAAAGGCGGACTCCTACGGTCACGGAAGCCTCGCTTGCTCCTTTGCCGCCCGCGCAGGCGGTGCCGACTACCTGGGCGTCGCCCACATCAGCGAGGGCATGCTGCTGCGGCAGTACGGCATGGACCTGCCCATCCTGGTGCTCGGCCCCTGCACCCCCGCCGACTTCGCCTACTTCGTGGAGTTCCAGCTCACGGCAGCCATTACCGACCTTCGCACCGCCGTGGCGTTCGACCAGTTCCTCGGCGAAACGGGAACCACCTGCAAGGCGCACTTAAAAATTGACTCCGGCATGAACCGTTACGGCTTCGACGCCGAGGACTTCAACAACATCCGCGCGGCATTGAGTTTAAAGAACCTGCATTTCGAGGGCATGTTCACGCACCTCGCCACTGCCGACATGCCCGGGAACCCCAAGACTGAGATCCAGATACAGCGCTTTAGCCGCCTGGTCGACGTACTCAAGGCAGAAGGCCTCCGTCCACCCATATGCCACTGCAGCAGCTCAGCAGGGACGCTCACGCACCCCGAGAGCCACTTCGACATGGTGCGTCCGGGCCTTGCTCTTTACGGCTACAACTGCATGGGCGCAGCGCCCTCCCCGTGGCCCATCAAGCCCGTCATGAAGATCAAGTCCACCATCCGCCACATCCACGATGTAAAGCCCGGCGAGACCGTGAGCTACGGCGGTTACTGGATGGCGCAGCAGACCACGCGCATCGCGACCATCGCCATCGGTTACGGCGACGGTTACCTGCGCGGCGAATACAACAAGGGTTTCGTGATGATCCGTAACCAGATTTGCCCGATTCTCGGGCGCGTCTGCATGGACGCGACGATGGTCGACGTGAGCCATATTCCCGACGTGCAAGTCGGCGAGACAGTCGACGTCGTGAACGGCGAGCTTGACTTCCGCATTTCAATGGAATCGGTCGCCGACGACCACCATACCATCCCGTACGAACTCACAAGCCGCGTAGCTCGCCGCCTGTACCGCAAGTATTTCTGGAAGAATCGTCTGGTGCGATGGGATTACCTCAAGCAGGAATTCGGCGTGCAGGACTACCGCGAATACCCCTTAAGGTAA
- a CDS encoding AgmX/PglI C-terminal domain-containing protein: MKQTQKNMDAFIASLLPDSDKKMGAIAGVALLVALMLCFWAAAYEVVIDDVIFEHSSNDEMKATLNVIERKEKKVEKEKKKIVDPYPSKKAGGGGKQKGQGKKHAELNKSVLKMLTAQTHNASAMTYDLVKQTFAKDIEKVLKNTSGLQTTGKTKIGELRGKVEGGFNEGYAAGGSGGIGGFFDDLRGPGAPGTSKALKGRMKAPSERDIDVGSASAGRSAADIMKVVRNRTPGLRHVYNMFLKKKRGFQGKVTLRFSIAPGGEIVSIAIVSSTTDYAEFDEAVKHAVSRWRFNKVKSGNTVVTIPFTFTE; this comes from the coding sequence ATGAAACAGACACAAAAAAACATGGACGCGTTTATCGCCTCGCTTTTGCCGGATTCCGACAAGAAGATGGGTGCCATTGCGGGCGTAGCCTTGCTTGTGGCGCTAATGCTCTGCTTTTGGGCTGCGGCATACGAGGTCGTGATAGACGATGTCATTTTTGAACATTCGTCAAACGACGAAATGAAGGCTACGTTGAACGTCATTGAACGAAAGGAGAAAAAAGTCGAAAAGGAGAAGAAGAAAATCGTGGATCCGTACCCCAGCAAAAAGGCGGGTGGCGGCGGAAAGCAAAAGGGCCAGGGCAAAAAACATGCCGAATTGAACAAGAGCGTGCTCAAGATGCTGACCGCCCAAACGCACAATGCAAGCGCGATGACCTATGACCTCGTCAAGCAGACGTTCGCCAAGGATATCGAGAAGGTGCTCAAGAACACCAGCGGTTTGCAGACCACGGGCAAAACCAAGATTGGCGAGCTGCGCGGGAAGGTGGAGGGTGGCTTTAACGAAGGTTACGCTGCCGGCGGAAGCGGGGGCATTGGCGGTTTCTTTGATGACTTGAGAGGGCCGGGCGCTCCGGGAACGAGCAAGGCGTTGAAGGGCCGCATGAAAGCTCCATCCGAAAGGGATATCGACGTGGGGTCGGCAAGCGCGGGACGTTCCGCGGCCGACATCATGAAGGTGGTTCGCAATCGGACTCCTGGGCTGCGGCATGTGTACAACATGTTCCTCAAAAAGAAACGCGGATTCCAGGGGAAGGTAACGCTCCGGTTTAGCATTGCCCCAGGCGGCGAGATTGTGAGCATCGCCATAGTCTCTTCAACGACGGATTATGCGGAATTTGACGAGGCCGTGAAGCATGCCGTGAGCCGCTGGAGATTCAACAAGGTGAAGTCGGGCAATACCGTGGTGACGATCCCCTTCACGTTCACGGAATGA
- a CDS encoding aminopeptidase, producing MKDIRVTQLAENLINNAIALKAGENILIETTDTPDEISTELVKAVVKAGGNAFVRNSNSRVRREWIKSATKQALELRAKLDLDEMKQMQAYIAIRGADNAMENCDIDDEKMFLFRTLNEDVLNYRVNETRWCVLRWPNPSMAQGAKMSTEAFEDFYFKACLADYPKMNKAASHLVDLMNRTDKVRLVAADTDLTFSIKGIPAVPCCGNMNIPDGEVYTAPVRNSVNGVIHYNTPTLYEGKFFSNLRLTFKDGKIVDASCETGDPKALEALFNTDEGARYVGEFAIGFNPYVDAPMCDILFDEKIKGSIHFTPGRCYEDAPNGNASAIHWDLVLIMRPEYGGGEIWFDDKLIRKDGLFVVDELKCLNPDQLGK from the coding sequence ATGAAAGACATCCGTGTTACGCAACTTGCAGAAAATTTGATTAACAACGCCATCGCCTTGAAGGCGGGCGAGAATATTTTGATCGAGACGACCGACACTCCCGACGAAATCTCCACGGAGCTCGTAAAGGCGGTGGTGAAAGCGGGCGGGAACGCTTTTGTACGCAATTCGAACAGTCGCGTACGCCGCGAATGGATAAAGTCCGCCACAAAGCAGGCGCTGGAACTCCGCGCGAAGCTCGACCTCGACGAAATGAAGCAGATGCAGGCCTATATCGCTATCCGCGGTGCCGATAACGCTATGGAAAACTGCGACATCGATGACGAAAAGATGTTTTTGTTCCGCACGCTCAATGAGGACGTGCTCAACTACCGCGTGAACGAAACGCGCTGGTGCGTACTCCGCTGGCCGAACCCCTCCATGGCGCAGGGCGCGAAGATGAGCACCGAGGCGTTCGAGGACTTCTACTTCAAGGCATGCCTTGCCGATTACCCCAAGATGAACAAGGCGGCGAGCCACCTGGTGGATTTGATGAACAGGACCGACAAGGTGCGCTTGGTGGCTGCCGATACCGACCTTACCTTTAGCATCAAGGGCATCCCCGCGGTGCCGTGCTGCGGCAACATGAACATCCCCGACGGCGAAGTCTATACCGCCCCGGTGCGTAATAGCGTGAACGGCGTCATCCATTACAACACCCCGACGCTTTATGAGGGCAAGTTCTTCAGCAACTTACGCCTGACCTTCAAGGACGGCAAGATTGTGGATGCTAGTTGCGAAACCGGCGACCCGAAGGCGCTTGAAGCTTTGTTCAATACCGACGAGGGCGCACGCTACGTGGGCGAGTTCGCTATCGGCTTCAACCCATATGTGGACGCTCCCATGTGCGACATTCTTTTTGACGAAAAAATCAAGGGGAGTATCCACTTTACGCCGGGCCGCTGCTACGAGGACGCCCCCAACGGCAACGCGAGCGCCATCCACTGGGACTTGGTGCTCATCATGCGCCCGGAATACGGCGGCGGCGAAATCTGGTTCGACGACAAGCTCATCCGCAAGGACGGCCTGTTCGTTGTGGACGAACTCAAGTGTCTGAACCCCGACCAGCTGGGGAAATAA
- a CDS encoding DUF4859 domain-containing protein, with protein sequence MFGKKGVVTTLLLGLLSANAFADIYGYVKLPQGDAMSGVSVALKSSGKTAVTDANGYYQISTEGTTIVSAPVALNTARFESGNLLFSLNESASVRIAAYNVLGKTVFNAPVRQMSAGEHDIALFDEKTPKGVYLVKVKANNLEMTYRVNFSSNGSASIVSEKRSLRKVLAVADSLTFSYNGSSVQGSVPVYNDEGKIADVVLTHKNVMGKIPTDASSGYSVKVSMLGSSGEKFSSSAVVAAGEYKAESPWMVYDATRTWEISANNVSLKGIKDDVLSVQLDLNASVDTTKFNLSATLEADGLNYSFVTVDLNPSNIAGALGISESALSSVTYYAVNPDGTFDSVSTANNPGHWFNQSGKVVEYGSEAYVYSEVNMSAMTANVGQYPGKLEADKIYTIRQAFRSGNKIALVTISLNVIVSGSSSSSGLGLSSSSVSSTSSSSSATSAASSSSSTSVVTTITMASLATSNPDRYKFVNWEWDYRLSQNGIAKGSDGTYDDYRIESARNWTFYQIVENGGYLNFCVRWQSPQELTLVRRQQIVQMLNDEINLWAKHLVGFEGWPYDSIPVNVTGWAVLDESIVKDKQSDEIVYANYSIDDPQNGYDYNITDNAVLKQPMCPDACSRSKKFYGEISNYNSCPNYSKTNDTHFDQFIQPVAASTSYTATNWGFASGTGEGLWINDSYLISTLGSSLPHIVVHESGHNWGLPDFYESWDFPDANFSSPMASANTANSSYSGIARSMVMNAGSSATVTEDDAWLLRKIWYEIKSNMGF encoded by the coding sequence ATGTTTGGGAAAAAGGGCGTAGTGACGACCCTCTTATTGGGGCTACTTTCCGCAAATGCTTTTGCTGACATTTATGGCTATGTTAAGTTGCCGCAGGGAGATGCAATGTCCGGAGTCTCGGTGGCGCTTAAGTCTTCTGGAAAAACAGCTGTGACCGATGCAAATGGGTATTACCAGATTTCGACGGAGGGAACAACAATTGTTTCTGCCCCCGTTGCTTTGAATACTGCCCGTTTTGAATCTGGAAACCTCCTGTTTTCGTTGAACGAAAGTGCTTCCGTTCGTATAGCCGCATACAATGTCCTTGGTAAGACTGTGTTTAACGCACCGGTACGGCAGATGTCTGCTGGCGAACATGATATTGCGCTATTTGATGAAAAAACTCCGAAGGGTGTTTACCTTGTCAAGGTGAAGGCAAATAACCTTGAAATGACTTATAGGGTGAATTTCTCTTCAAACGGAAGCGCTTCGATTGTTTCTGAAAAACGTTCTCTGCGTAAAGTCCTGGCTGTCGCCGATTCCTTGACGTTTAGTTATAATGGCTCCTCTGTTCAAGGCTCTGTTCCCGTATATAACGATGAAGGCAAAATTGCCGATGTTGTGTTGACTCATAAGAATGTTATGGGAAAAATCCCGACGGATGCATCGAGTGGGTATTCCGTAAAAGTCTCGATGTTGGGGAGCTCCGGTGAAAAATTTTCGTCTTCAGCGGTCGTTGCAGCGGGGGAGTATAAGGCGGAATCTCCATGGATGGTGTACGATGCCACAAGAACTTGGGAAATCTCTGCCAACAATGTATCGCTCAAAGGGATCAAGGATGATGTTTTGTCTGTTCAACTAGACTTGAACGCCTCTGTCGATACAACGAAATTTAATTTATCTGCAACTCTTGAGGCTGATGGGTTAAATTACAGTTTTGTAACAGTTGACTTAAATCCGAGTAACATTGCCGGTGCGTTAGGAATTTCTGAGTCTGCTCTTTCTTCTGTAACGTATTATGCTGTAAATCCCGATGGAACCTTTGATTCTGTGTCGACAGCAAATAATCCTGGTCATTGGTTTAATCAGTCGGGAAAGGTTGTTGAATATGGCAGTGAAGCCTATGTTTATTCTGAAGTAAACATGTCTGCAATGACAGCGAATGTCGGTCAATATCCAGGTAAGCTTGAGGCCGATAAGATCTATACAATCAGGCAGGCATTCCGCAGTGGTAATAAAATTGCGTTGGTTACAATTTCATTGAATGTGATTGTTTCTGGCAGTAGTTCTTCTTCTGGGCTGGGCCTTTCAAGCAGTTCCGTTTCCTCGACATCCTCAAGTAGCTCGGCTACATCGGCGGCATCGAGTAGCTCCTCGACTTCCGTAGTAACGACAATTACTATGGCAAGCCTTGCAACAAGTAATCCCGACCGTTACAAGTTTGTGAACTGGGAATGGGATTATCGACTTTCGCAAAACGGAATCGCTAAGGGTTCCGACGGAACTTATGACGACTACCGTATTGAATCGGCCCGCAACTGGACTTTTTATCAGATTGTCGAAAATGGAGGTTATCTCAATTTCTGCGTGCGCTGGCAAAGTCCTCAGGAATTGACTTTGGTTCGCAGGCAGCAGATTGTGCAGATGTTGAATGATGAGATAAATCTGTGGGCAAAACATCTTGTCGGATTTGAGGGCTGGCCTTATGATTCCATTCCGGTGAATGTGACTGGTTGGGCGGTACTTGACGAAAGTATCGTGAAGGACAAACAATCCGATGAGATTGTCTATGCCAATTATTCCATTGATGATCCGCAGAATGGCTATGATTACAACATAACTGATAATGCGGTTCTTAAGCAGCCGATGTGTCCCGATGCTTGTTCCCGTTCCAAGAAATTTTACGGAGAAATTTCGAATTACAATTCCTGCCCGAATTACTCCAAGACAAATGATACGCATTTTGATCAGTTTATTCAGCCTGTCGCCGCATCGACAAGCTATACGGCAACGAATTGGGGCTTTGCCTCGGGAACGGGCGAGGGACTTTGGATAAACGACAGTTACCTCATTAGTACCTTGGGATCCAGCTTGCCGCATATTGTGGTACATGAATCGGGACATAACTGGGGTCTTCCGGATTTCTACGAAAGTTGGGATTTCCCCGATGCCAATTTCTCGTCGCCGATGGCGAGTGCGAATACCGCAAATTCGAGTTACTCAGGCATAGCTCGGAGCATGGTGATGAATGCGGGGTCTTCTGCAACAGTGACTGAAGATGACGCGTGGCTTCTGCGAAAAATATGGTACGAAATAAAGTCGAATATGGGTTTCTAA
- a CDS encoding aspartate-semialdehyde dehydrogenase, whose product MIRNVAIMGATGAVGQEILSILEERNFPLQSLKLLASERSAGKEFKFKGETLKCEVLNKDSFKGIDLVLSSAGAAISQEFAPIAVENGAVVVDNTSFFRMDPKVPLVVPEVNPEDIELYKAEKGGKGIIANPNCTTIMMVVVLNPINKISKIKKIHISSYQSASGAGAVAMEELKQQYKDIIETGTTTHIAKFPFQLAYNVIPQIDKMTENDYTKEEMKMFNETRKIMHSDVRTSATCVRVSSLRSHSESVWFETERPVSVEEIRNALKNAPGVTLKDDPQNYVYPMPLESAGKDNVFVGRIRKDLADENSNTLWLTGDQIRKGAALNAVQIGEYLVKGV is encoded by the coding sequence ATGATTCGTAATGTAGCGATCATGGGCGCCACGGGCGCCGTAGGACAAGAAATTCTCTCCATCCTCGAAGAGCGCAATTTCCCGCTGCAGAGCCTGAAGCTCCTCGCTTCGGAACGCAGTGCGGGCAAGGAATTCAAGTTCAAGGGCGAAACCCTCAAGTGCGAAGTCCTGAACAAGGATTCCTTCAAGGGTATCGACCTGGTGCTCAGCTCCGCCGGTGCCGCGATTTCCCAGGAATTCGCCCCCATCGCCGTCGAGAACGGCGCCGTGGTCGTCGACAACACGAGTTTCTTCCGCATGGACCCGAAGGTCCCGCTGGTCGTGCCCGAAGTGAACCCCGAAGACATCGAGCTCTACAAGGCCGAAAAGGGCGGCAAGGGCATCATCGCCAACCCGAACTGCACGACCATCATGATGGTCGTCGTACTGAACCCGATCAACAAGATTTCCAAGATCAAGAAGATCCACATTTCTTCTTACCAGAGTGCCAGCGGCGCTGGTGCCGTCGCCATGGAAGAACTCAAGCAGCAGTACAAGGACATCATCGAGACGGGCACCACCACCCACATCGCGAAGTTCCCGTTCCAGCTCGCGTACAACGTGATTCCGCAGATCGACAAGATGACGGAAAACGACTACACGAAGGAAGAAATGAAGATGTTCAACGAAACGCGCAAGATCATGCACTCCGACGTGCGTACGAGCGCTACCTGCGTGCGCGTGAGCTCGCTGCGTTCCCACTCCGAATCCGTGTGGTTCGAAACGGAACGTCCGGTTTCCGTCGAAGAAATCCGCAACGCTTTGAAGAACGCCCCGGGCGTGACCCTCAAGGACGACCCGCAGAACTACGTCTACCCCATGCCGCTCGAAAGCGCCGGCAAGGACAACGTGTTCGTCGGCCGAATCCGCAAGGACCTCGCCGACGAGAACAGCAACACGCTGTGGCTCACCGGCGACCAAATCCGCAAGGGCGCTGCCCTCAACGCCGTGCAGATTGGCGAATACCTCGTCAAGGGTGTGTAA
- a CDS encoding single-stranded DNA-binding protein, with product MAYLNKVMLIGNIGKDPEIRMSPNGGRKRVSFSLATSRRYRDNNGEQKEQTDWHNIVGWGKIADIVEQLGIRKGMSLYVEGTLTNRSWTDQASGQKRYTTEVNMDTFQLLTPRGQGGAPGAGNYNQGSSYSQSNNFSQPQGGAPSYDAPMPEGDDDLPF from the coding sequence ATGGCTTATCTGAATAAAGTGATGCTCATTGGTAATATTGGCAAGGACCCCGAAATCCGCATGAGCCCCAATGGTGGACGCAAGCGTGTATCCTTCTCCCTTGCCACCAGCCGTCGCTACCGCGACAACAACGGCGAACAAAAGGAACAGACCGACTGGCACAACATTGTGGGTTGGGGCAAAATCGCCGATATCGTCGAGCAGCTCGGTATTCGCAAAGGCATGAGCCTCTATGTCGAAGGCACCCTCACCAACCGCAGCTGGACCGACCAAGCTAGCGGCCAAAAACGCTACACCACCGAAGTGAACATGGACACATTCCAGCTCCTCACTCCCCGTGGCCAGGGCGGCGCTCCGGGTGCAGGCAACTACAACCAGGGCAGCAGCTACAGCCAGTCCAACAACTTCAGTCAGCCCCAAGGCGGCGCCCCCAGCTATGACGCCCCGATGCCCGAAGGCGACGACGACCTCCCGTTCTAG
- a CDS encoding exo-beta-N-acetylmuramidase NamZ domain-containing protein translates to MVTLALSHFEKSFPAALKGKRLGAVLHPASVCADLHYTLDLLKEYDGKLFKLSALFGPQHGIKGHTQDNMIEWEGYTDPELGIPVYSLYGEHREPTPEMLSHVDVMLVDLQDVGARYYTFIWTLYLVMKACEKLGIPVVVVDRPNPINCIDEEGPVLDLNYTSFVGLHSIRTRHAKTIGELAVQFKEECFPKCELYVLEMEGYDKKMWYDQTGLPWILPSPNMPTLDTAIVYPGMCLFEATNVSEGRGTTRPFEIFGAPFIDAVKLCKYMNGLKLPGVYFRENYFQPTFHKGAGQICGGAQIHVLDRDKFRSFDMAVKLLQYIFNEYPNDFAWKQPPYEYEFKKLPIDILLGNGTFRKEFIESSI, encoded by the coding sequence ATGGTAACTTTAGCTCTTTCGCATTTTGAAAAATCCTTCCCGGCAGCCCTTAAGGGTAAGCGCCTCGGTGCGGTCCTTCACCCGGCATCCGTTTGTGCCGACCTCCATTACACCCTTGATTTGCTCAAGGAATACGACGGCAAACTCTTTAAGCTTTCGGCCCTTTTTGGCCCCCAGCATGGCATTAAGGGGCACACCCAAGACAACATGATCGAATGGGAAGGTTACACCGACCCCGAACTCGGCATCCCTGTCTATAGCCTTTACGGCGAACACCGCGAACCGACCCCTGAGATGCTCAGCCACGTGGACGTTATGCTTGTGGACCTGCAAGACGTGGGGGCTCGCTACTATACGTTTATTTGGACTCTCTACCTGGTGATGAAGGCCTGCGAAAAGCTCGGCATTCCGGTTGTGGTGGTGGACCGCCCGAACCCCATCAACTGTATCGACGAAGAAGGCCCGGTGCTGGACCTGAACTACACTAGTTTTGTGGGACTTCACAGCATCCGCACGCGCCATGCGAAGACTATTGGTGAACTTGCGGTGCAGTTCAAAGAAGAATGTTTTCCCAAGTGCGAACTCTACGTACTCGAAATGGAAGGTTACGACAAAAAGATGTGGTACGACCAGACCGGACTTCCGTGGATTCTGCCCAGCCCCAACATGCCCACCCTCGATACTGCTATCGTTTACCCCGGCATGTGCCTGTTCGAGGCCACCAACGTGAGCGAAGGCCGCGGCACTACCCGCCCCTTCGAGATTTTCGGTGCGCCGTTCATCGATGCAGTCAAGCTCTGCAAGTACATGAACGGATTGAAATTGCCCGGCGTGTACTTCCGCGAGAACTACTTCCAGCCCACGTTCCACAAGGGTGCGGGCCAGATTTGCGGCGGTGCGCAGATTCACGTGCTCGACCGCGACAAGTTCCGCAGTTTCGATATGGCGGTGAAACTGTTGCAGTACATCTTCAACGAGTACCCGAACGATTTCGCCTGGAAGCAGCCGCCCTACGAATATGAATTCAAGAAGTTGCCCATCGACATTTTGCTCGGCAACGGCACGTTTAGAAAGGAATTTATAGAGAGTAGCATTTAA
- a CDS encoding superoxide dismutase has translation MIQQANGKFEMPALPYAAADLVPALSAETIEFHYGKHLQTYLNNLNAALPGSAFEGKSLEDIVRTAEGGVFNNAGQFLNHCMYFLQFAAPKAGNAPSGKIAEAIARDFGSFEKFQEEFQAKGAGLFGSGWVWLSADASGKLVITQEGNAQNPLTKGLKPLLTFDVWEHAYYIDYRNRRPDYLKALWSIINWDEVNKRLG, from the coding sequence ATGATTCAGCAAGCAAACGGAAAGTTTGAAATGCCCGCCCTCCCGTATGCGGCGGCGGACCTGGTCCCGGCCCTCAGCGCCGAAACTATCGAATTCCACTACGGTAAGCACCTGCAGACTTACCTCAATAATTTGAATGCGGCCCTTCCGGGCAGCGCCTTCGAAGGCAAGTCCCTCGAAGACATCGTGAGGACTGCCGAAGGCGGCGTTTTCAACAACGCGGGCCAGTTCCTGAACCACTGCATGTACTTCCTGCAGTTTGCCGCCCCGAAGGCCGGCAACGCCCCCTCGGGCAAGATTGCGGAAGCCATCGCCCGGGACTTCGGCTCCTTCGAGAAGTTCCAGGAAGAATTCCAGGCAAAGGGTGCCGGCCTCTTCGGTTCCGGTTGGGTCTGGCTCTCTGCCGATGCAAGCGGCAAGCTCGTCATCACGCAGGAAGGCAACGCCCAGAACCCGCTTACCAAGGGCCTCAAGCCGCTCCTCACCTTCGACGTGTGGGAACATGCCTACTACATCGACTACCGCAACCGCCGTCCGGACTACCTAAAGGCGCTGTGGAGCATCATCAACTGGGACGAAGTCAACAAGCGTCTGGGGTAA
- a CDS encoding PH domain-containing protein has translation MDNELTLLIGKDEKILYAGKPDKRCFIFECIFNPLLPFALVWGLFDMFFIGAAFSSDKSNEAAFFIVPFMALHLMPVWLYLGGALLSFRRYRNTAYIVTDKGIYASGGIFARTYKSKPFAELSHVDLHRGIFDQWFGVGDIITTSAQANPATLNGRGRSTNAGISIDSIANYAEVYKLVKKLQEDIYTDVMYPNDLRPQENHGYKSKYKG, from the coding sequence ATGGACAACGAACTGACGCTTTTGATAGGGAAGGATGAAAAGATTCTCTATGCCGGCAAGCCCGACAAGAGGTGCTTCATTTTTGAATGCATCTTCAATCCGCTGCTCCCGTTCGCGCTTGTATGGGGACTTTTTGACATGTTCTTTATCGGGGCGGCCTTTTCTTCGGACAAGTCGAACGAGGCAGCCTTCTTTATTGTCCCCTTCATGGCACTTCACCTGATGCCGGTATGGCTTTACTTGGGCGGGGCTCTGCTCTCGTTTAGGCGGTACCGTAATACGGCTTACATCGTCACGGATAAGGGTATCTACGCTTCTGGCGGTATCTTTGCAAGGACATACAAGTCAAAACCTTTTGCGGAACTTTCGCATGTGGACTTGCATCGCGGTATTTTTGACCAGTGGTTTGGCGTGGGCGATATCATCACGACCTCGGCCCAGGCGAACCCGGCGACGCTGAACGGGCGAGGAAGGTCGACTAATGCGGGCATTTCCATCGACAGCATTGCCAATTACGCTGAAGTGTACAAGCTCGTGAAAAAGCTGCAAGAAGACATCTACACCGACGTGATGTACCCCAACGACTTGCGCCCCCAGGAAAATCACGGGTATAAGTCGAAGTATAAAGGCTAG
- a CDS encoding murein L,D-transpeptidase family protein — protein MLSSPIDNILVEKAKRQMHLRNGENIVKTYRISLGKNPVGAKVKSGDNKTPEGDYTIERHNPKSIFHLSLKISYPNAEQIKAAKEGNYEPGGDIMIHGYPNRFPAFLFKFWHKWKDWTAGCIAVTNDEIEEIYDAVKDGTPITIKP, from the coding sequence ATGCTCTCCTCACCCATCGACAACATTCTCGTAGAAAAGGCGAAGCGCCAAATGCACTTGCGCAACGGCGAGAATATCGTCAAGACGTACAGGATTTCGCTGGGCAAGAATCCCGTGGGTGCGAAGGTCAAGTCCGGCGACAACAAGACACCCGAAGGCGACTACACCATCGAAAGACACAATCCCAAGAGCATTTTCCATTTATCGCTAAAGATTTCGTACCCGAACGCAGAGCAAATCAAGGCCGCAAAAGAAGGCAACTACGAGCCCGGCGGCGACATCATGATTCACGGCTATCCGAACAGATTTCCTGCATTCCTCTTTAAATTCTGGCACAAGTGGAAAGACTGGACCGCCGGCTGCATCGCCGTCACGAACGACGAAATCGAAGAAATATACGACGCCGTCAAAGATGGCACGCCGATAACCATCAAGCCCTAG
- a CDS encoding mobile mystery protein B translates to MADIFTSDDNSTPLTPEEREGLKPKWITLRRELNEFETRNILDAEMWLATHKQRDVLNDTFLMKLHKRMFGQVWKWAGEYRTTERNIGVAPYQIPVKLKTLFDDVKFWMENHTFPNLEIAVRLHHRLVLIHPFPNGNGRISRLMADLLMQQLGEPRLYWGDTSLNDITDLRKKYIDALHAADSGDYTELIKFVTT, encoded by the coding sequence ATGGCCGATATATTTACATCAGACGACAATTCTACGCCCCTTACGCCAGAAGAACGCGAAGGGTTAAAGCCCAAGTGGATAACACTTAGGCGCGAACTCAACGAGTTCGAAACGCGCAATATTTTGGATGCTGAAATGTGGCTCGCAACTCACAAGCAACGAGATGTTCTAAACGATACATTCCTTATGAAATTGCACAAAAGGATGTTCGGTCAAGTGTGGAAATGGGCCGGTGAATACCGAACGACGGAAAGAAACATTGGGGTCGCGCCATACCAAATTCCCGTCAAATTGAAGACGTTGTTCGATGATGTGAAATTCTGGATGGAGAACCATACATTCCCCAACTTGGAAATAGCCGTCCGGCTTCACCACAGGCTTGTTTTAATCCACCCGTTCCCTAACGGCAATGGTAGAATTTCGCGACTGATGGCGGACCTGCTTATGCAGCAACTTGGCGAGCCGCGGCTCTACTGGGGTGATACCAGCTTGAACGACATTACGGATTTACGGAAGAAGTATATTGACGCGCTTCATGCTGCCGATTCTGGGGATTATACAGAACTGATTAAGTTCGTGACAACATAA